From one Actinomycetota bacterium genomic stretch:
- the hisC gene encoding histidinol-phosphate transaminase, whose amino-acid sequence MNRTNMEIRKCLQDIPEYIPGRTLEEIKKKYGLREVYKLASNENMEGPHKAVVDAICREAAKVNYYPDANCTLLREKLAQLLNTDEDNLIIGNGTDQVIEMLCDCYVENSSNVVVADPTFLIYEKAALKCGGEVRKIPLSQFRQDIKNMVSAVDSHTKILFLTSPHNPTGTAISQKDFEYVLERLQGQALVVLDEAYVEYVSPEADVNSLSYLNKFSNLVILRTFSKIFALAGLRVGYGAADKRIIKDLNRIRLPFNVNSLAQAAALAALNHRQEIESSVKQIQQEKKKFYSRLDEHNIRYIDSQANFFIIETGKYTNQIIEELLRQGFIVRPGCNLGIDGFIRVTISLPPINDKFLENFIKIYHQYNN is encoded by the coding sequence TTGAACAGGACTAATATGGAAATAAGAAAATGTTTGCAGGATATACCGGAATATATTCCGGGCAGGACCTTAGAGGAAATAAAGAAAAAATACGGATTAAGAGAGGTTTACAAACTAGCTTCCAATGAAAACATGGAAGGTCCCCATAAGGCAGTGGTGGATGCAATATGCCGGGAAGCGGCCAAGGTTAATTATTATCCTGATGCCAACTGTACACTGCTTAGGGAAAAATTAGCCCAGTTGCTTAATACGGATGAGGATAACTTAATAATAGGTAATGGTACCGATCAAGTGATAGAGATGCTTTGCGACTGTTATGTGGAAAACAGCAGTAATGTAGTGGTAGCTGACCCCACCTTTCTCATCTATGAGAAGGCTGCCCTAAAATGCGGGGGAGAAGTAAGAAAAATTCCCCTGTCCCAATTCCGCCAGGATATTAAAAATATGGTTTCGGCGGTAGACAGCCATACCAAAATATTGTTTTTAACCAGCCCCCACAACCCTACCGGTACTGCCATAAGCCAAAAGGATTTTGAATATGTCCTGGAGCGGCTCCAGGGCCAGGCTTTGGTAGTACTGGATGAAGCCTATGTGGAATATGTATCTCCTGAAGCTGATGTTAATAGTTTGAGTTACCTGAATAAATTTTCCAATCTGGTAATACTCAGGACCTTTTCCAAGATATTTGCTTTAGCCGGGCTAAGGGTAGGCTATGGAGCGGCAGATAAAAGGATTATAAAGGACTTAAATAGGATAAGACTACCCTTTAATGTCAATTCCCTGGCCCAGGCTGCAGCGTTAGCTGCTCTCAATCACCGCCAGGAAATAGAGTCTTCGGTAAAACAAATACAGCAGGAAAAGAAGAAATTTTATAGCAGGCTGGATGAACACAATATTAGGTATATTGACTCCCAGGCTAATTTTTTTATTATTGAAACCGGCAAGTATACCAATCAAATAATAGAAGAGCTGCTAAGACAGGGTTTTATAGTCAGGCCTGGATGTAATTTGGGGATTGACGGTTTTATAAGGGTAACTATTTCCCTACCCCCCATTAATGATAAATTTTTGGAAAATTTCATAAAAATATACCATCAATATAATAATTAG
- the hisD gene encoding histidinol dehydrogenase yields the protein MKLSFLKVSSLQELSQKKKTSQNIIPEEVEETVKNILADISDRGQEAILDYVEAFDGYKPRNWPDVKVGTPELEEGYKYTKDHHPELVQAMKVAMENITYYHQQQMEHESKTWFNAPRKGKKLGQLVNPLKRVGIYVPGGRYPYPSSVLMGAIPAMIAGVKEIAVCSPPLPGGKANPALLYLCRKLGIEEIYKIGGAQAIGLFAYGTDDTGKVDKVVGPGNIYVTSAKREVYGQVGIDSLAGPSEIVVIADASAEPSFVAADLLSQAEHDPQAVSILLTTDQYLGLQVIEQLGHLLDSLGQYGQNREIAERSLRANCSIVYDSDMQKLVKACNQISPEHLEIACSNSEQILKQINNAGAIFMGNYTPVAVGDYIGGTNHIIPTSGNARFSSPLGVYDFLKKSSVMCYSRDMLAEEKKYIQDFSAFERLYAHNHSIGIRFEQD from the coding sequence ATGAAATTAAGTTTTTTAAAGGTCTCCAGCTTGCAGGAATTATCCCAGAAAAAGAAGACCAGCCAGAACATTATACCGGAAGAGGTAGAAGAAACAGTTAAAAACATTCTTGCCGATATTTCAGACAGGGGCCAGGAAGCTATTCTGGATTATGTGGAAGCTTTTGACGGATACAAGCCCAGGAATTGGCCAGATGTCAAGGTAGGCACCCCAGAACTAGAAGAGGGCTATAAGTATACCAAAGACCATCATCCTGAACTGGTGCAGGCTATGAAAGTAGCCATGGAAAACATAACTTACTATCATCAGCAGCAAATGGAGCATGAAAGCAAAACCTGGTTCAATGCTCCCCGTAAAGGAAAGAAATTAGGCCAGCTGGTAAATCCTTTAAAGAGAGTAGGTATATATGTGCCCGGCGGCAGATATCCTTATCCTTCCTCGGTATTGATGGGAGCCATACCAGCCATGATAGCAGGGGTAAAGGAAATTGCAGTTTGCAGCCCTCCTTTGCCGGGAGGAAAAGCCAATCCTGCCCTGCTTTATTTATGCCGTAAGCTGGGCATTGAAGAAATTTATAAGATAGGAGGAGCCCAAGCTATAGGCTTGTTTGCTTATGGTACCGATGATACAGGTAAAGTAGACAAAGTGGTAGGTCCAGGAAATATTTATGTTACCAGCGCCAAGAGGGAAGTCTATGGGCAGGTAGGCATAGATAGCCTGGCAGGTCCCAGTGAAATAGTTGTAATTGCTGATGCAAGCGCTGAGCCCAGTTTTGTGGCCGCAGACCTTTTGTCCCAGGCAGAGCATGACCCCCAGGCTGTTTCTATCCTGCTTACCACTGACCAGTATTTGGGGTTACAGGTAATAGAACAGCTGGGCCATCTATTGGATTCATTAGGACAATATGGGCAGAATAGGGAAATAGCAGAAAGGTCTTTGAGGGCCAACTGCAGTATTGTTTATGATAGCGATATGCAGAAACTGGTAAAAGCGTGCAACCAGATTAGCCCGGAACACTTGGAGATTGCCTGCTCTAATTCTGAACAGATACTTAAGCAGATAAATAATGCCGGGGCAATTTTTATGGGCAATTACACCCCGGTGGCTGTTGGAGATTATATTGGTGGTACCAATCATATTATACCAACTTCGGGTAATGCCAGGTTTTCTTCTCCCCTGGGAGTGTATGATTTCTTAAAGAAAAGCAGTGTTATGTGTTACAGCAGGGATATGTTAGCGGAAGAAAAAAAATATATCCAGGATTTTTCTGCTTTTGAGCGTCTTTATGCCCATAATCATTCAATAGGAATAAGATTTGAACAGGACTAA
- a CDS encoding cytochrome c biogenesis protein CcdA, whose translation MLQIGIFSAFLAGILAFVSPCVLPLVPVYISLMSNKAIYKSSQIKMSERLYLFINSLLFVAGFSLIFILLGSTATFVGRLLSQYSSIIARVGGVFLIIFGLHYMGVFKLRFLNIEKRFEMPTSLKSGYLSSFLIGLVFSFGWVPCVGLILSGILLLASQMDTLLQGIGLLAAFSVGLGLPFVLASIFIGFFSRLLKKLNRHLNIVSIISGIFLIILGIIFVADAMILVMGWFTRLFPFLNKINI comes from the coding sequence ATGTTACAAATAGGAATATTTTCAGCATTTCTGGCAGGTATTCTGGCTTTTGTATCACCCTGTGTACTGCCTTTAGTGCCTGTTTACATAAGCCTTATGTCTAATAAGGCCATTTATAAGAGCAGCCAGATTAAGATGTCTGAGAGGCTGTACCTTTTCATTAACAGCCTGCTGTTTGTGGCTGGTTTTTCCCTGATATTTATATTGCTGGGATCCACCGCTACTTTTGTAGGCAGGCTGCTAAGCCAGTATTCCAGCATAATAGCCAGGGTGGGTGGAGTATTCTTAATTATATTTGGCCTCCATTATATGGGAGTTTTTAAGCTTAGATTTTTAAATATCGAAAAAAGGTTTGAAATGCCTACCAGCTTAAAAAGCGGATATCTTTCCTCTTTTTTAATAGGCCTGGTATTTTCTTTTGGGTGGGTACCCTGTGTAGGGCTTATCCTTTCAGGAATTTTACTACTGGCCAGCCAGATGGATACCCTGCTGCAGGGCATTGGATTATTGGCCGCTTTTTCGGTAGGGCTGGGCTTGCCTTTTGTGCTAGCCTCTATTTTTATAGGATTTTTTTCCAGGCTGCTTAAAAAGCTTAACCGTCACCTTAATATAGTATCAATAATCAGCGGAATATTTTTAATAATTTTAGGTATAATTTTTGTAGCTGATGCTATGATACTGGTTATGGGCTGGTTTACCAGGTTATTTCCCTTCCTAAATAAAATTAATATTTAA
- a CDS encoding YtxH domain-containing protein has translation MSHNNQQGNSGAVFTGFLLGVVAGAIAAMLLTPKSGKELRSDIKKVAADIKKEAEHKASQVKDLTQKKYEHIVNSTIAGYEKVKELTQKEIEAIKHLIYGQKETE, from the coding sequence ATGAGCCATAATAATCAACAGGGAAATTCAGGAGCTGTGTTTACCGGCTTTTTGCTGGGAGTGGTAGCGGGAGCGATAGCGGCTATGCTGCTTACCCCTAAGTCAGGAAAAGAGCTGAGATCAGACATAAAGAAAGTGGCTGCTGATATAAAGAAGGAAGCAGAACATAAAGCGAGCCAAGTAAAAGATCTTACCCAGAAAAAATACGAACATATAGTTAACAGCACTATTGCCGGCTATGAGAAAGTAAAAGAACTTACCCAAAAGGAAATAGAGGCCATAAAGCATCTTATATATGGCCAAAAAGAAACAGAATAA
- a CDS encoding DUF1638 domain-containing protein → MALTLAGSERYRKDSKILDIEDKKVAFIACDVVYDELKDKIPANWSVVNLERKLHERSDELRTRLQQEIDKFQDKDLIILGYGLCGKGVEGLCSSHTHLVVSRCDDCIAMLLGSVEEYRKQHQAEPGTFYLTRGYIGDSDDFMIGEVEQIKDKYDEQTWEWIRGEMLKNYKRLVYINTGNYDPESCRELARKEAEKLGLRFEEIKGSNNYFDQMIRGDFDQNFVVLEPGQSLKFNMFINDN, encoded by the coding sequence ATGGCTCTTACCTTAGCTGGATCAGAAAGATATAGAAAGGACAGCAAAATATTGGATATTGAAGATAAAAAAGTAGCATTTATAGCTTGTGATGTAGTATATGACGAGTTAAAGGATAAGATACCTGCTAATTGGTCGGTAGTTAATCTGGAGAGGAAACTGCATGAGCGAAGCGATGAACTGCGAACCAGGCTGCAGCAGGAAATAGATAAGTTTCAGGATAAAGATTTAATAATTTTAGGTTACGGATTATGTGGAAAGGGTGTGGAAGGCCTGTGTTCCAGCCACACTCATCTGGTAGTGTCCAGGTGTGATGATTGCATAGCCATGCTATTGGGATCGGTAGAAGAATACCGGAAGCAGCACCAGGCAGAGCCCGGTACTTTTTACCTTACCCGGGGCTATATTGGGGATTCAGATGATTTTATGATTGGTGAAGTGGAGCAGATAAAAGATAAATATGATGAACAGACCTGGGAATGGATCAGGGGCGAGATGCTTAAAAACTACAAAAGGCTGGTATATATAAATACTGGTAATTATGATCCGGAAAGCTGTAGGGAATTGGCCCGGAAGGAAGCGGAAAAACTGGGGTTGCGTTTTGAAGAGATAAAGGGCAGCAATAATTATTTTGACCAAATGATAAGGGGAGATTTCGACCAGAATTTTGTAGTGCTGGAACCAGGGCAGAGCTTAAAGTTTAATATGTTTATAAATGATAATTAA
- a CDS encoding flavodoxin family protein, whose protein sequence is MEKNILAVYGSPRTGGNTSTLMASFIAGVEENPAGGSLKVHRLRINSLDISPCRGCRSCSLTGQCVIQDDMQKVYGLLEKADFIAVASPIFFTSVPAGLKALIDRCQKYWSLKYELRQKVVESQRQGIFLSCAGSGSGKIFDCARKVIRSFFDVLDINYHSDYVYLKVDEKGDINKHPHALKQVYDWGRSEQFYNLLKVGE, encoded by the coding sequence ATGGAAAAAAACATTCTTGCGGTTTATGGCAGCCCCCGTACTGGGGGCAATACATCAACCCTGATGGCCAGTTTTATAGCGGGAGTAGAAGAAAACCCGGCTGGGGGCAGCCTAAAGGTGCATAGGCTTAGGATAAACAGCTTGGATATTTCTCCCTGCAGGGGCTGTAGAAGCTGCAGCCTAACCGGGCAATGCGTAATCCAAGATGATATGCAAAAGGTTTATGGGCTGCTGGAGAAGGCAGATTTTATAGCAGTGGCCAGCCCTATTTTTTTTACCAGTGTGCCTGCAGGTTTGAAGGCATTAATTGACAGGTGCCAGAAGTATTGGTCCTTAAAATATGAATTGAGGCAAAAGGTGGTAGAAAGCCAAAGGCAGGGCATATTCTTATCCTGTGCAGGCTCAGGTTCTGGAAAAATATTTGATTGTGCCCGTAAGGTTATCCGGTCTTTTTTTGATGTTTTAGATATAAACTATCATTCTGATTATGTATATTTAAAGGTTGATGAAAAAGGGGATATAAACAAGCATCCCCATGCCCTTAAGCAGGTATATGACTGGGGCAGAAGCGAACAATTTTATAATCTACTTAAGGTTGGTGAATAA
- a CDS encoding heavy metal-associated domain-containing protein — protein MAVKKESYPLLGVECASCVKKIETVLKKQPGIVEAVVNLATEKLTVEYDSDQTSIEQIGEMLKKIGYEIIT, from the coding sequence ATGGCCGTAAAAAAAGAAAGCTATCCTTTGCTGGGAGTTGAGTGCGCTTCCTGTGTTAAAAAAATTGAAACAGTATTAAAAAAACAGCCGGGAATAGTAGAAGCCGTGGTTAACCTGGCTACAGAAAAATTAACGGTGGAATATGATAGTGATCAAACAAGCATAGAACAGATAGGCGAAATGCTTAAAAAAATAGGTTATGAAATAATTACCTGA
- a CDS encoding TlpA disulfide reductase family protein: MRKILALIIIISFLALAVAGCSNPQEAPAAEAGAQDGYSNDFTLLDLEDKEVSLSDYAGKLVVLNFWATWCPPCRAEIPDFIEVYGQYKDKGVQFIGVSNETKPELAAFIEEYGINYPILIDGSVDTIMPGWGIRAIPTTYILDGRGEVLIHFTGLLTKEKLISELEKRL; the protein is encoded by the coding sequence ATGAGAAAAATCTTGGCATTAATAATTATAATTAGTTTTTTAGCTCTAGCTGTTGCTGGTTGCAGCAATCCGCAGGAGGCACCGGCAGCTGAGGCTGGAGCCCAGGATGGTTACAGTAATGATTTTACTTTGCTGGATTTAGAAGATAAGGAAGTTTCATTGTCTGATTATGCAGGCAAACTGGTGGTGCTTAATTTTTGGGCTACCTGGTGCCCACCCTGCAGGGCAGAAATACCTGACTTCATAGAAGTTTATGGCCAGTATAAGGACAAGGGAGTTCAGTTCATAGGGGTGTCCAATGAAACCAAGCCGGAATTGGCAGCTTTTATAGAAGAATATGGTATCAACTATCCAATCCTTATAGATGGAAGTGTGGATACCATTATGCCCGGGTGGGGGATTAGGGCCATACCCACTACCTATATCCTGGATGGACGGGGCGAAGTATTAATCCATTTTACTGGTTTACTCACCAAAGAAAAATTGATTAGTGAACTGGAGAAAAGATTATAA
- the lgt gene encoding prolipoprotein diacylglyceryl transferase translates to MSVDPIAFYIGNIQVRWYGIIIAAGLLMGILAAYLIARYRSHREEEVINFAPFAVIAGIIGARLVHVMANWSYYASNPSYIFAFRRGGLAIQGVMLGGLIALAIFCKVRKLNFWTWADIIAPALVLGQAIGRWGNFFNQEAFGRPTDLPWGIFIDPAYRPADYASSEYFHPTFLYESIANLILFGILLLLHRYYKKRPGRLPDGLIICAYLAIYALYRTFIEAYRVDSTYFGPIKVVYLLNFLAIIAAIIIANYLITKFKNKDKEQ, encoded by the coding sequence GTGTCCGTTGATCCTATAGCTTTTTATATAGGCAATATTCAAGTTCGATGGTATGGAATAATCATTGCGGCAGGACTGCTGATGGGTATTCTAGCGGCTTACCTTATTGCCCGTTATCGTTCCCATAGAGAAGAAGAGGTTATCAATTTTGCTCCTTTTGCAGTAATTGCTGGAATCATCGGTGCCAGGCTGGTGCATGTAATGGCTAACTGGTCTTACTATGCCAGTAACCCCAGCTATATTTTTGCTTTTAGAAGAGGAGGCCTGGCCATACAGGGTGTAATGCTGGGCGGACTTATCGCCCTGGCAATATTCTGCAAAGTCAGGAAGCTGAATTTTTGGACATGGGCAGATATCATAGCACCTGCTTTGGTGCTGGGCCAGGCTATCGGCAGGTGGGGAAACTTTTTTAACCAGGAAGCCTTTGGAAGGCCTACTGATTTACCCTGGGGCATTTTTATAGATCCCGCTTATCGGCCTGCAGATTATGCCAGTTCTGAATATTTTCATCCTACTTTTTTGTATGAGTCTATTGCTAATCTTATATTGTTTGGAATTTTGCTGCTGCTGCACCGTTATTATAAGAAAAGGCCCGGCAGATTGCCTGATGGTTTAATTATATGCGCTTACCTGGCTATCTATGCCCTGTACCGTACTTTCATAGAAGCGTACAGGGTAGACAGTACCTATTTTGGACCAATCAAAGTAGTTTACCTGTTAAATTTTTTAGCTATTATAGCTGCTATTATCATTGCCAATTACCTGATTACCAAGTTTAAGAACAAAGATAAAGAACAGTAG
- a CDS encoding FAD-dependent oxidoreductase codes for MATTYVIIGAIAAGTSAAAKIRRASEDARIIMFDKDRYISYGTCGLPYYVSGTINHMSRLLINTVKNFEKRFNLKVYTRHEVTQINLEDKTLAAKDLESGKVFTQDWDKLILATGSNPIMLDMPGLDSENVFALKTIDDSLRLKKYLDRITTPDPSAVIIGGGFIGLELLDAFLGKNMKVTILEKTSQLLPMFDFKIVEYLHNYLRDKGINLLTGEQAQQFITKDQMVAHVYTKSGKKIPADLVFMGIGTRPSVDLAKKAGIAIGESGAIEVDQYMQTNVDGVYAAGDCCQCIHNLTGRHGPYNLASIANRQGRAAGYNAAGGQDSFEGTHIASIIKVLDLALAKTGISFKEAKSAGIDAGQIEVHYLDHAGYYPGAEMIHMLLIYDRKNGAVLGLQAIGRKGVDKRADIVSTAIKAKLNIEDLGQIDLCYQPEYGSAKDPINILGMIGENLGKDEVEFIDTEELGNLRDEGRDLFLLDVRTEKEFSQGHIEGAVNIHIDQLRENLGSIGLDKLIIIYCQTGYRAYLAYRIMVQKGYKVKLLNGSYLSWIRKI; via the coding sequence TTGGCCACTACTTATGTGATTATAGGTGCTATTGCTGCGGGTACTTCAGCAGCTGCCAAAATTAGGCGGGCCAGCGAGGATGCCCGTATTATAATGTTTGATAAAGACAGGTATATCTCCTATGGTACCTGCGGGCTTCCCTACTATGTGTCAGGGACCATAAACCATATGTCCAGATTGCTAATAAATACGGTTAAGAATTTTGAAAAAAGGTTCAATTTGAAAGTATACACCAGGCATGAAGTGACCCAAATAAACCTGGAGGATAAAACATTAGCAGCCAAAGATTTGGAAAGCGGCAAGGTTTTTACCCAGGACTGGGATAAGCTTATCCTGGCTACCGGGTCAAATCCCATAATGCTGGATATGCCGGGGTTGGATTCTGAAAATGTTTTCGCGCTAAAGACCATAGACGACAGTTTAAGGTTAAAGAAATATTTGGACCGGATCACTACCCCGGACCCCAGTGCGGTAATCATCGGGGGAGGTTTTATAGGCCTGGAACTTCTGGATGCTTTTCTGGGTAAAAACATGAAAGTTACCATACTGGAAAAAACCAGCCAGCTTCTTCCCATGTTTGATTTTAAGATAGTGGAATATTTGCATAACTACTTAAGGGATAAGGGCATAAATCTTCTAACCGGTGAACAGGCCCAGCAATTTATTACCAAAGACCAGATGGTAGCCCATGTATATACCAAGTCAGGAAAAAAGATTCCTGCAGACCTGGTATTTATGGGCATAGGGACCAGGCCTTCAGTAGATTTGGCTAAAAAGGCAGGAATAGCTATTGGAGAAAGCGGAGCCATAGAGGTTGACCAGTATATGCAGACTAATGTAGACGGGGTGTACGCTGCCGGTGACTGCTGCCAGTGCATTCATAACCTTACTGGAAGGCACGGTCCTTATAACCTGGCATCAATAGCCAACCGCCAGGGAAGGGCAGCCGGCTATAATGCAGCTGGCGGCCAGGACAGTTTTGAGGGGACGCATATTGCCTCCATAATTAAGGTACTGGACTTGGCCCTGGCCAAAACCGGCATCAGTTTTAAGGAAGCTAAGTCTGCCGGTATTGATGCGGGCCAAATAGAGGTACATTACCTGGATCATGCCGGTTACTACCCAGGGGCAGAGATGATTCATATGTTGTTGATTTATGACCGCAAAAATGGTGCTGTTCTGGGACTACAGGCTATTGGCAGAAAGGGAGTGGACAAGAGAGCAGATATTGTCTCTACTGCTATCAAAGCCAAATTGAATATAGAGGATTTAGGGCAAATCGATCTTTGCTACCAGCCGGAATATGGTTCAGCAAAGGACCCAATTAACATTCTGGGTATGATTGGCGAAAACCTGGGCAAAGATGAAGTCGAGTTTATAGACACTGAAGAACTCGGAAACCTCAGGGATGAAGGCCGGGACCTGTTTCTGCTGGATGTCAGGACGGAAAAAGAATTCAGTCAGGGACATATAGAAGGTGCAGTAAATATTCACATAGACCAGCTGCGGGAAAACCTGGGAAGCATAGGCTTGGATAAATTAATAATTATATATTGCCAGACCGGCTACAGGGCTTACCTGGCTTACCGGATCATGGTTCAAAAAGGCTACAAGGTAAAACTTCTGAATGGCTCTTACCTTAGCTGGATCAGAAAGATATAG
- a CDS encoding epoxyqueuosine reductase QueH, translated as MQNKPKMLMHICCAVCAAHPYQILSGEYDITFYYYNPNIHPEEEHQKRLESVQKLAHQYKIPLIIGPYQTQLWFEFTAGLELEKEGGARCLKCYEFRLKQTAQQAKKLGFSCYCTTLSVSPHKNAQAINILGSAQGREQGIDFYQSDFKKKDGFKKTILLSKQLKLYRQNYCGCIYSQR; from the coding sequence ATGCAAAACAAGCCAAAAATGCTTATGCATATCTGTTGTGCAGTATGTGCCGCCCATCCTTACCAGATCCTGTCTGGTGAGTATGATATAACCTTCTATTATTATAATCCCAACATACATCCTGAAGAAGAGCACCAAAAAAGGCTGGAGTCAGTACAAAAGCTGGCCCATCAGTATAAAATCCCTTTAATAATAGGACCTTACCAAACTCAGCTATGGTTTGAATTTACTGCCGGCCTGGAATTGGAAAAGGAAGGGGGAGCCAGGTGCCTCAAGTGTTATGAATTCAGGTTAAAACAAACTGCCCAACAAGCCAAAAAATTAGGGTTTAGCTGCTATTGCACCACTCTTTCCGTAAGTCCCCATAAAAATGCCCAGGCCATCAATATTTTGGGATCTGCCCAGGGCCGGGAGCAGGGCATTGATTTTTATCAGTCCGACTTTAAGAAAAAGGACGGTTTTAAAAAAACCATCCTTTTATCCAAGCAATTAAAGCTTTACCGGCAAAACTACTGCGGCTGTATTTACAGCCAAAGGTAG